The stretch of DNA AAGCCGAAGCGCGCGTCTTAACCTCTACAACGTGTATTAATCCATCCTTCCGCGCAACGATGTCAAGCTCCTTATGTCCGTGCAGCCAGTTAGTCTCAAGAATCTCAAAATGGTTGGCAACCAAAAACTCTAACGCCTTCGCTTCCCCAACTTTCCCCAACTCAAATCTTGCATCCATAAAAATAAGGTTGTTTTTTTATCACTACTGTCCGACAAAAAGATTCCAGTTGAAACGTTAGTTGAATAAAAATAAGGGGCTACTCCCCGAAGGTTTCACCCCGATGTTGTAGATTTGTTTTGCAAAAAAAAACACAACATGGGCAAAAATACAGAAATAAAATTAGTCGGACAGCCGATTTTCAAACAAGCCATCAACTTAATCGATGCCATTAATGTCAGCAGCTTGGTGAAAAAGCATGGTGCAGACCATTACTATAAGACGTTTAAGGCAAAACCCCAGCTGGTTACCATGCTGTTTGGCGTCCTCAGCCGGTGCGATTCGATGACCGAAATATGTGAAGGGCTG from Williamwhitmania taraxaci encodes:
- a CDS encoding DUF4372 domain-containing protein is translated as MGKNTEIKLVGQPIFKQAINLIDAINVSSLVKKHGADHYYKTFKAKPQLVTMLFGVLSRCDSMTEICEGL